One Glycine soja cultivar W05 chromosome 2, ASM419377v2, whole genome shotgun sequence genomic region harbors:
- the LOC114374975 gene encoding U-box domain-containing protein 14-like, with translation MRLQWDLLLGIPGRHFQLHQRVKVIWMFRKRIDFLAAQSSLSIWYQRKYTSSAFSDFLLAFLLLFLFGFMGAMDDSNLFPIQTSDNPGLSLVTHPLSGENYNSWKKAIKMALLGKNNLLLWMYSDVEPVDIPAPSQRNGIELPKRQGNCRRKKCGGSSLSEDAATTLIKLLCEGTPTGKKDAATAIFNLSIYQGNKPRAVKAGLVAPLIQFLKDAGGGMVDEAVAIMAILASHHEGRVAIGQAKPIHILIEVIRTSSPRNRENAAAVMWSLCTGEPLQLKLAKEHGAEAALQELSENGTDRAKIKARSILELL, from the exons ATGCGACTCCAATGGGATCTGCTTCTTGGCATTCCTGGTCGCCATTTTCAGCTTCACCAGAGGGTAAAAGTCATTTGGATGTTTCGGAAGAGGATAG ATTTCCTTGCTGCACAAAGCTCTCTATCAATATGGTATCAAAGGAAATACACTTCTTCTGCTTTCTCTGATTTCCTTCTagcttttcttctcctttttctctttGGTTTCATGGGTGCCATGGATGATTCTAATCTCTTTCCCATACAAACCAGTGATAATCCTGGTTTGAGCCTCGTCACTCATCCTTTATCTGGAGAGAATTATAATTCTTGGAAGAAAGCCATCAAGATGGCACTTCTTGGCAAAAATAATTTGCTTTTGTGGATG tattcagaTGTTGAACCCGTTGATATACCTGCTCCCAGTCAACG CAACGGTATTGAGCTACCAAAGAGGCAAGGGAACTGTAGAAGAAAGAAATGTGGTGGCAGCAGTCTTTCAGAGGATGCTGCTACTACTCTAATAAAGTTACTTTGTGAAGGTACTCCTACAGGTAAGAAGGATGCTGCTACTGCTATCTTCAACCTATCTATTTATCAGGGAAATAAACCAAGAGCTGTAAAAGCTGGTTTAGTAGCCCCACTGATTCAATTTTTGAAGGATGCTGGGGGTGGAATGGTAGATGAAGCAGTAGCTATTATGGCAATCCTTGCAAGCCACCATGAAGGCAGGGTAGCGATCGGTCAGGCCAAGCCAATTCATATTCTTATTGAGGTTATACGAACTAGCTCTCCACGCAATCGAGAGAATGCTGCTGCTGTCATGTGGTCACTATGCACCGGAGAACCACTACAATTAAAACTAGCGAAAGAACATGGTGCAGAAGCAGCACTGCAGGAGTTGTCAGAAAATGGAACTGATAGAGCTAAGATAAAAGCTAGAAGCATATTGGAACTCTTGTAG